A stretch of Flavobacterium sp. N2270 DNA encodes these proteins:
- a CDS encoding heavy-metal-associated domain-containing protein: MKTRIHIQNLKCGGCANTIIKNLTQLNAISNVEVDVEDSVVSFEMESEKDLEQVKTTLKKIGYPEDGEANSLGSKAKSYVSCAIGKITT, translated from the coding sequence ATGAAAACTAGAATTCATATACAAAATTTAAAATGTGGTGGTTGTGCCAATACTATTATAAAAAATTTGACACAGTTAAATGCAATTTCAAATGTAGAAGTAGATGTAGAAGATAGTGTTGTTTCTTTTGAAATGGAATCTGAGAAAGATTTAGAGCAAGTAAAAACAACTCTTAAAAAAATTGGCTATCCAGAAGACGGTGAAGCAAATAGTTTAGGTTCCAAAGCAAAATCTTATGTAAGTTGTGCCATTGGAAAAATTACAACTTAG
- a CDS encoding 2-dehydro-3-deoxyphosphooctonate aldolase: MKYSIFLLLVMTFTSCISTKSTIQNIDNSAVKPIVKNSMFLFTEYAEDGKYGFDADYPINIGLILERQEQQYLGYFFNGLEGKNGEKISFKKVDTCCPFPTKNNTMGAGTLSIYEYQFEGTNKKGVLYFNILEKGKILCPKGFKIKTN; encoded by the coding sequence ATGAAATATTCTATATTTTTACTTCTGGTAATGACATTTACTTCTTGTATCAGTACAAAATCTACCATTCAAAATATTGATAATTCAGCTGTAAAACCAATAGTTAAAAACTCAATGTTTTTATTTACCGAATATGCTGAAGATGGAAAATATGGCTTTGATGCAGATTATCCTATAAACATTGGACTCATTCTAGAAAGACAGGAACAACAATATTTGGGTTATTTTTTTAATGGATTAGAAGGAAAAAATGGAGAAAAAATTTCCTTTAAAAAAGTTGATACTTGTTGTCCTTTTCCAACGAAAAATAATACTATGGGAGCAGGAACTTTATCCATTTATGAATATCAATTTGAAGGCACTAACAAAAAAGGGGTATTGTATTTTAATATTTTAGAAAAAGGAAAAATACTTTGCCCAAAAGGTTTTAAAATTAAAACCAACTAA
- a CDS encoding YeeE/YedE family protein — MKLFRFLIIGFVFGIVLTKSEAVSWYRIYEMFMFQSFHMYGIIMVAIATGVIGIQIIKKKKIKDSKGNPIMIAEKDKGFTRYIIGGILFGLGWGLVGCCPGPIFILLGTGIYSIGIVLLGALLGTYIYGLLKDLLPH; from the coding sequence ATGAAATTATTTAGATTTTTAATAATAGGATTTGTTTTTGGAATTGTTTTAACAAAATCAGAAGCGGTTTCTTGGTATAGAATATATGAAATGTTTATGTTTCAATCTTTTCATATGTATGGAATTATTATGGTTGCAATTGCTACAGGTGTAATAGGAATTCAAATTATAAAAAAGAAAAAGATTAAAGACTCTAAAGGAAATCCTATTATGATTGCCGAAAAAGATAAAGGATTTACTCGTTATATAATTGGAGGAATTTTATTTGGATTAGGTTGGGGCTTAGTAGGTTGTTGTCCTGGACCTATATTTATCCTTTTAGGAACTGGAATTTATTCTATAGGAATTGTGCTTTTAGGAGCTTTGTTAGGAACGTATATTTATGGCTTGTTAAAAGATCTTTTACCACATTAA
- a CDS encoding ATP-dependent Clp protease adaptor ClpS, translating into MSTIEKIQEEVLVEESIGLNNEIILYNDDVNTFDHVIDTLVRVCNHEPLQAEQCAVLVHYKGQCAVKTGSYDELKPYCSSLLDAGLSAEIQ; encoded by the coding sequence ATGAGTACAATAGAAAAAATACAAGAAGAAGTTTTAGTTGAAGAATCTATAGGATTAAACAACGAAATCATTTTATATAATGACGATGTAAATACTTTTGATCATGTAATTGATACTTTAGTAAGAGTTTGTAATCACGAACCCTTACAAGCTGAACAATGTGCAGTTTTAGTACATTATAAAGGTCAATGTGCAGTAAAAACAGGAAGTTATGATGAGTTGAAGCCTTATTGTTCTAGTTTACTAGACGCTGGTTTAAGTGCAGAAATTCAATAA
- the kdsA gene encoding 3-deoxy-8-phosphooctulonate synthase, translated as MNLKNIPQIKHTESGNFFLLAGPCAIEGEEMAMRIAERLVEVTNKLEIPFVFKGSFKKANRSRIDSFTGIGDEKALKILEKVSKEFGVPTVTDIHTNEDAVMAAAYVDILQIPAFLVRQTDLVVAAANTGKTVNLKKGQFMSPESMKHAVQKVLDCNNENAMITDRGTMFGYQDMIVDFRGIPTMQQYATTVLDVTHSLQQPNQTIGVTGGRPDMIETVAKAGIAVGVDGLFIETHFDPANAKSDGANMLHLDYFEGLMTKLVAIRKTINQF; from the coding sequence ATGAATTTAAAAAACATACCTCAAATTAAACATACTGAATCTGGAAACTTTTTTCTTTTAGCTGGACCTTGTGCTATTGAAGGAGAAGAAATGGCAATGCGAATTGCAGAAAGATTAGTTGAAGTTACCAATAAACTAGAAATTCCGTTTGTATTTAAAGGCTCTTTTAAAAAAGCAAATCGTTCTAGAATAGACAGTTTTACAGGAATTGGTGATGAAAAAGCATTAAAAATTCTTGAAAAAGTTTCAAAAGAATTTGGAGTTCCTACAGTAACAGATATTCATACCAATGAAGATGCTGTAATGGCTGCTGCTTATGTTGATATTTTACAAATTCCAGCGTTTTTAGTTCGTCAGACGGATTTAGTGGTTGCAGCTGCAAATACAGGAAAAACTGTCAACTTGAAAAAAGGACAATTTATGAGTCCGGAAAGCATGAAACATGCCGTTCAAAAAGTATTAGATTGTAATAATGAAAATGCAATGATTACCGATAGAGGAACAATGTTTGGCTACCAAGACATGATTGTTGACTTTAGAGGAATTCCTACAATGCAACAATATGCGACAACCGTTTTAGATGTTACGCATTCGTTACAACAACCAAATCAAACCATTGGTGTTACAGGTGGAAGACCAGATATGATTGAAACAGTTGCAAAAGCAGGAATTGCTGTTGGTGTAGATGGTTTATTTATTGAAACTCATTTTGATCCTGCAAATGCAAAAAGCGATGGTGCTAACATGTTACACCTTGATTATTTTGAAGGTTTAATGACTAAGCTAGTAGCTATTCGTAAAACAATAAATCAATTTTAA
- a CDS encoding winged helix-turn-helix domain-containing protein yields MKNIIQNINKAFDHRIRLGIMSVLMVNESADFSTLKELLGVTDGNLASHAKALENEAYIIVEKQFIGRKPNTSYIATKEGKKAFQDHIDALEKLISNT; encoded by the coding sequence GTGAAAAACATCATTCAAAATATAAACAAAGCATTTGATCATCGTATCCGTTTGGGTATTATGTCGGTTTTGATGGTGAATGAAAGTGCCGATTTTTCCACACTTAAAGAACTTCTTGGCGTTACCGATGGTAACTTAGCTAGTCATGCTAAAGCATTAGAAAATGAAGCGTATATTATTGTAGAAAAACAATTTATTGGGCGAAAACCCAACACAAGTTATATTGCAACAAAAGAAGGAAAAAAAGCCTTTCAAGATCATATTGATGCCCTAGAAAAATTAATATCCAATACATAA
- a CDS encoding FRG domain-containing protein — MEIKSLSDYLNNIKEVTKEWNYNHGDANLNYWFRGESNSDYLTIPGRYRINENSLNKEELKNKVIEKFEVSYREDSISINEFTTKSKSFLKNKKPKTKLDYYILGQHYGLKTRLIDWTESPLLALFFALSKYDSKEVTSDAAIYILDPYWLNAAYHFTSISYSPYKNKRKEISSYSPELKYFLNKYENIGLDINHLDINDKYLSGKYHPTIPIAINPTHFDHRLVNQQSKFTLHGSEVFFFEDLIENKETNKQNLEYSIGEILNPIDEYLTQKSHNEEVYTPNFFVEFNKNKCEYIRSVLNDPWCNYLKEKKHFKKIAIKKEFILNILEELKISGINYSTVYPNLEGLVKELNLKKMFL, encoded by the coding sequence ATGGAAATAAAATCACTTTCAGATTATTTAAATAATATTAAAGAAGTTACGAAGGAATGGAATTATAATCATGGTGATGCAAATCTTAATTATTGGTTTAGAGGCGAATCGAATTCAGATTACTTAACAATTCCAGGTAGATATAGAATTAATGAAAATTCACTAAATAAAGAAGAATTAAAAAACAAAGTAATTGAAAAATTTGAAGTATCATATCGTGAAGATTCTATTAGTATAAACGAGTTTACTACAAAATCTAAATCATTTCTAAAAAACAAAAAACCTAAAACAAAACTAGATTATTATATTTTAGGTCAACATTATGGTTTAAAAACTAGGTTAATAGACTGGACCGAGAGCCCTCTTCTTGCTCTATTTTTCGCTTTATCAAAATATGATTCAAAAGAAGTTACTTCTGATGCAGCAATATATATATTAGACCCTTATTGGTTAAATGCTGCATATCATTTTACATCAATTAGTTATAGCCCATATAAAAATAAAAGAAAAGAAATTAGTTCCTATTCACCTGAATTAAAATATTTTTTAAATAAATATGAAAATATAGGTTTAGATATTAATCATTTAGATATAAATGACAAATACCTTTCAGGTAAATATCATCCAACAATACCAATTGCAATAAACCCAACACATTTTGATCATAGATTAGTAAACCAACAAAGTAAATTTACCCTACACGGTTCAGAAGTATTCTTTTTTGAAGATTTAATTGAAAATAAAGAAACAAATAAACAAAATTTAGAATACTCAATTGGTGAAATTCTAAACCCGATAGATGAATATTTAACACAAAAATCACATAATGAAGAGGTATACACTCCCAATTTTTTCGTTGAATTTAACAAAAACAAATGTGAATATATAAGAAGTGTCCTTAATGACCCTTGGTGTAATTATTTAAAAGAAAAAAAACATTTTAAAAAAATAGCAATTAAGAAAGAATTTATATTAAATATTCTTGAAGAATTAAAAATATCTGGAATTAATTATTCAACTGTATACCCTAATTTAGAGGGTTTAGTAAAAGAATTAAATCTTAAAAAAATGTTTCTATAA
- a CDS encoding PH domain-containing protein, with protein MTQYKSAFSTFNKWTMAIVYFVMIGGTIPVIWEDDITAFYVVITINSIILGLLTWLILQTNYNLDAKNLYYKSGPFKGTIAVNSIKKIEFHNGIFVPTIWKPALSHIGLIITYNQYDDIYISPENREEFVQRLTQINPNINLINQPV; from the coding sequence ATGACGCAGTACAAATCAGCTTTTAGTACATTTAATAAATGGACAATGGCAATTGTTTATTTTGTTATGATTGGCGGAACTATTCCTGTAATTTGGGAAGATGATATAACTGCTTTCTATGTTGTTATTACAATAAACTCTATTATCCTAGGTTTGCTAACATGGCTTATTTTACAGACCAATTATAATCTAGATGCTAAAAATCTATATTACAAATCAGGACCGTTTAAAGGAACAATTGCAGTGAATTCAATAAAGAAAATTGAATTTCATAATGGCATTTTTGTTCCCACAATATGGAAACCCGCATTGAGTCACATTGGTTTAATTATAACCTATAATCAATATGATGATATTTATATTTCACCCGAAAACAGAGAAGAATTTGTACAAAGACTAACTCAAATTAACCCAAACATCAACCTTATTAACCAACCCGTTTAA
- the prmA gene encoding 50S ribosomal protein L11 methyltransferase, with the protein MSNIYIGYHFTIEPKELGSEILLAELGEKAFESFIETETGLSAYVQKDLWTEDILEDIFVLGSDEFKISYTFEEIDQVNWNEEWEKNFEAIDVDGKCHVRAPFHAKTNAEFDIVIEPKMSFGTGHHETTHMMIQHLLETDVAGKKTLDMGCGTAILAILAEMKGAQPIDAIDIDNWCYLNSIENAERNGCKNISVYEGDADLLAGKTYDIIIANINRNILLNDMKQYVDCLNTGGTLFLSGFYTEDIPVIDASCTENGLTYVKKFERNNWVALKYNK; encoded by the coding sequence ATGTCAAATATTTATATAGGATATCATTTTACAATTGAACCAAAAGAGTTAGGTTCAGAAATATTACTTGCTGAACTTGGTGAAAAAGCATTTGAAAGCTTTATTGAAACGGAAACAGGTTTATCTGCATATGTACAAAAAGACTTGTGGACGGAAGATATTTTAGAGGATATTTTTGTACTTGGGAGTGATGAATTTAAAATCTCCTATACTTTTGAAGAAATTGATCAGGTGAACTGGAATGAAGAATGGGAAAAGAATTTTGAAGCAATTGATGTTGATGGAAAATGCCATGTAAGAGCTCCTTTTCATGCTAAAACGAATGCAGAATTTGATATTGTTATCGAACCAAAAATGAGTTTTGGAACGGGGCACCATGAAACTACTCATATGATGATTCAGCATTTATTAGAAACAGATGTAGCTGGTAAAAAAACATTAGATATGGGTTGCGGAACTGCAATTTTGGCTATTCTTGCTGAAATGAAAGGCGCTCAACCTATCGATGCTATTGATATTGACAATTGGTGTTATTTAAATTCAATTGAAAATGCTGAGCGTAATGGATGTAAAAATATTTCTGTTTATGAAGGTGATGCTGATTTATTAGCTGGTAAAACATATGATATTATCATTGCCAACATTAATAGAAACATCTTGTTAAACGACATGAAACAATATGTAGATTGTTTAAACACAGGTGGAACCTTATTTTTAAGTGGATTTTACACTGAAGACATTCCAGTTATTGATGCATCTTGTACTGAAAACGGATTGACTTATGTTAAGAAATTTGAAAGAAATAATTGGGTGGCATTGAAATATAATAAATAG
- a CDS encoding serine hydrolase domain-containing protein — MFIRLITCLTLLFFISCNEKTTKKDIAKKDILKKELYDVKFNAIDDSYIKDKKNFLEHFFNTKINDKEFSGGFLVAKNGQIIYENYSGCSNYKTKEPINENTPLHLASVSKVLTAQAVLMLVKDGKLALDQTLKSLFPEFPHEKTTIRMLLNHRSGLAHYGYFADHKENWDRSKTLTNKDILTILATKDIPLEYQIDRKFSYCNTNYALLALAIEKVTNKSFPEAMKKLVFEPLKMEHTFVLNIEDKDKVSQSYKGNKVPIAWDFLDGIYGDKNIYSTPHDLLKFDLATYSPNYLTPELKAEMLKGYSYEHRGIRNYGLGIRMNEFDNGSTIHYHNGWWHGSTTSFTTLKKDTVTIIALSNKYTRKVYKSVTLSSIFGDYPYDLEE, encoded by the coding sequence ATGTTTATTAGATTAATTACCTGCCTAACCCTACTTTTTTTTATTTCATGTAATGAGAAAACAACAAAGAAAGATATAGCCAAAAAAGACATTTTAAAAAAAGAATTGTATGATGTAAAATTCAATGCAATTGACGATTCTTATATTAAGGATAAAAAGAATTTTCTGGAACATTTTTTTAATACCAAAATAAACGATAAAGAATTTAGTGGAGGTTTTTTAGTGGCTAAAAACGGACAAATCATTTACGAAAACTACTCAGGTTGTTCTAATTATAAAACGAAAGAACCAATTAACGAGAATACACCTTTGCATTTGGCATCGGTTAGTAAAGTATTAACTGCACAAGCAGTATTAATGTTGGTTAAAGACGGAAAATTAGCACTAGACCAAACCTTAAAAAGCTTATTTCCAGAGTTTCCACATGAAAAAACAACGATTAGAATGCTATTAAACCACAGAAGCGGTTTGGCTCATTATGGTTATTTCGCAGATCATAAAGAAAATTGGGACAGAAGCAAAACACTTACCAACAAAGACATTTTAACCATTTTAGCTACAAAAGATATTCCACTAGAGTACCAAATTGATAGAAAATTTAGTTATTGTAATACCAATTATGCTTTATTGGCTTTGGCTATTGAAAAAGTAACGAATAAATCGTTTCCTGAAGCAATGAAAAAATTGGTTTTTGAACCTTTAAAAATGGAGCATACTTTTGTTTTAAACATTGAAGACAAAGACAAAGTAAGTCAATCGTATAAAGGGAATAAAGTGCCTATTGCGTGGGATTTTTTAGATGGAATTTATGGCGATAAAAACATTTACTCTACTCCACACGATTTATTAAAATTTGATTTGGCAACCTATTCACCAAATTACCTAACACCTGAATTAAAAGCAGAAATGCTAAAAGGCTACAGTTACGAACACAGAGGCATACGTAATTACGGATTGGGTATTCGCATGAATGAGTTTGATAATGGAAGTACAATTCATTACCATAACGGTTGGTGGCACGGAAGCACAACATCGTTTACCACTTTAAAAAAAGATACAGTAACCATTATTGCGCTTTCAAATAAATACACCCGTAAGGTTTATAAATCGGTAACACTTTCAAGTATTTTTGGTGATTACCCGTATGATTTGGAGGAATAA
- a CDS encoding DUF4199 domain-containing protein, producing MNKIAIEIKWGIIFTITGLAWMYLEKMLGWHDELISKHPIYTMLFSVVAIAIFVFALKDKKKNYFQNQMDWKQGFLSGCIVSIVVTLLSPMSQYITSEIISPNYFQNAINFAVENNRMTLENAQAFFNLKSYIFQAAFGGLSMGIVTSAIVAFFIKSK from the coding sequence ATGAATAAAATAGCAATTGAAATTAAGTGGGGAATTATTTTCACAATAACCGGATTAGCATGGATGTATCTTGAAAAAATGTTAGGTTGGCATGATGAATTAATCAGTAAACATCCTATTTATACAATGTTATTTTCGGTAGTTGCAATTGCCATTTTTGTTTTTGCCTTGAAGGATAAAAAGAAAAATTACTTCCAAAATCAAATGGATTGGAAACAGGGTTTTTTGTCAGGATGCATTGTTTCTATAGTCGTAACTCTATTAAGTCCGATGAGTCAATATATAACAAGTGAAATTATTTCGCCAAATTATTTTCAAAATGCAATCAACTTTGCAGTAGAAAATAACAGAATGACTCTTGAAAATGCACAAGCATTTTTCAACTTAAAAAGTTATATTTTTCAAGCTGCATTTGGAGGTTTATCAATGGGAATTGTAACTTCAGCTATTGTAGCCTTTTTTATAAAATCAAAATAA
- a CDS encoding YeeE/YedE family protein produces MDFLYGTWHWAVSGFLIGLIMLVLVYFGKSFGMSSNLRTLCTIAGADKFSDFFKLDWREQKWNLAIVLGAILGGFVAYHFMQNGTEVAINPETINQLSTMHIDAPNGKLVPDALFSVNAMLSLKGFVLLFLGGLLIGFGTRYAGGCTSGHAISGLSNFQIPSLIAVIGFFIGGLLMAHLILPLLF; encoded by the coding sequence ATGGATTTTCTTTACGGAACATGGCATTGGGCTGTTTCAGGGTTTTTGATTGGGTTAATTATGTTAGTATTGGTGTACTTTGGAAAAAGTTTTGGAATGTCTTCTAACCTAAGAACATTGTGTACTATTGCTGGTGCTGATAAATTTAGTGATTTTTTTAAATTGGATTGGAGAGAACAAAAATGGAATTTAGCAATTGTGCTTGGTGCAATTTTAGGAGGTTTTGTAGCTTATCATTTTATGCAAAATGGAACCGAAGTGGCTATAAATCCGGAAACAATAAATCAACTTTCTACAATGCATATTGATGCTCCAAATGGAAAATTAGTTCCTGATGCTTTATTTAGTGTCAATGCAATGCTTTCTTTAAAAGGATTTGTACTTTTATTTTTAGGAGGTTTACTAATAGGATTTGGAACGCGTTATGCTGGCGGATGTACATCGGGTCATGCAATTTCTGGATTGAGTAATTTTCAAATTCCTTCTTTAATAGCTGTCATAGGTTTCTTTATAGGAGGTTTGCTTATGGCGCATTTAATTTTACCCTTATTATTTTAA
- a CDS encoding C1 family peptidase, translated as MKKIYLGLLFASGLLSINAQNYEFQSVIELESTPVISQGKTGTCWSFSTSSFLESEITRLTGKKVDLSEMYQVRNTYPKKAENYVMRQGKAQFSEGGLSHDVLNSAAEYGLVPVSVYTGLSEEEKTHNHAEMVAVLEAMVKTYVENPGKKLSPKWKMAIESILNTYLGENPTEFTFEGKKYSPKSFMEAMKIQPENYVTITSFTHEPNYNSFVLNIPDNFSNGSMYNLPLDEFIANIDNALANGYSLALDCDVSEATFSAKYGIAFVPQTEEDEKTGLAEIITEMNVTPAYRQAEFENFTTTDDHLMHIVGTVKDQKGNVYYKIKNSWGTDEKRVANGGYVYMSVPYMRLKAISVLVHKDALAKKTKKALKL; from the coding sequence ATGAAAAAAATATATTTAGGATTACTTTTTGCTTCAGGATTACTTTCTATCAACGCACAAAATTATGAATTCCAATCAGTTATAGAGTTAGAATCAACTCCAGTTATTTCACAAGGTAAAACAGGTACTTGTTGGAGTTTTTCAACTTCTTCATTTTTAGAGTCTGAAATTACTCGATTAACAGGTAAAAAAGTAGATTTATCAGAAATGTACCAAGTTAGAAATACCTATCCTAAAAAAGCAGAAAATTATGTTATGCGTCAAGGAAAAGCCCAATTTAGTGAAGGTGGTTTGTCTCATGATGTTTTAAACAGTGCTGCTGAATATGGCTTAGTTCCAGTTTCAGTTTACACAGGTTTATCGGAAGAAGAAAAAACACATAATCATGCAGAAATGGTTGCCGTTTTAGAAGCAATGGTAAAGACCTATGTTGAAAACCCAGGTAAAAAACTTTCTCCGAAATGGAAAATGGCAATTGAATCTATCTTAAATACTTATTTAGGTGAAAATCCAACAGAATTCACCTTTGAAGGTAAAAAGTATTCGCCAAAAAGTTTTATGGAAGCAATGAAGATTCAACCAGAAAACTATGTAACGATAACTTCATTTACGCATGAACCTAATTACAATTCTTTTGTTTTAAATATTCCAGATAATTTTTCAAACGGTAGCATGTATAATCTTCCGTTAGATGAATTTATTGCCAATATTGATAACGCTTTAGCTAATGGCTATTCTTTAGCATTAGATTGTGATGTTTCTGAAGCTACTTTTTCTGCGAAATACGGAATAGCTTTTGTACCACAAACAGAAGAAGATGAGAAAACAGGATTAGCTGAAATTATTACTGAAATGAATGTTACTCCAGCTTATCGTCAAGCGGAATTTGAAAATTTCACAACTACAGACGATCATTTAATGCACATTGTAGGAACGGTTAAAGACCAAAAAGGAAATGTATATTACAAAATTAAAAACTCTTGGGGAACCGATGAAAAACGTGTTGCCAATGGTGGTTATGTTTACATGAGTGTTCCTTATATGCGATTGAAAGCGATTTCGGTTTTGGTACACAAAGATGCTTTAGCTAAGAAAACTAAGAAAGCTTTAAAGCTATAA
- a CDS encoding OprO/OprP family phosphate-selective porin, with the protein MKYFITLIVLVLSISCFSQELKDTIKNNDLKLAALPYYSYGKGLGITSPDSLFQLNIRFRMQNRVTYFSEEDKDNRYEAQIRRLRLRFDGYVGNPKYLYVIQLSFAPGDVGVIEEGDNLNIIRDAALIYRPNEKWSIIFGQTKLPGNRQRVNSSGALQLTDRSINNSRFNIDRDFGIQGYYINEKLNKFSYNIKTAISTGEGRNWTKTSDDAVALTGKIELFPFGSFKKNGYYFEGDILREEKPKLLLSGAYHQNNNAVRTQGQIGDELYSSSTIRSLFFDALLKYNGWSFMTAYMNRNASDLITYNPDDITDFNYVYAGHGMDYQLSYVFPSNYEVIGRFSTQNVKDEIKYFTPNTKQYSLGLTHYLWEHSLKFQGEVTYSELDYFNSSTLNNWYFRVQVEIGI; encoded by the coding sequence ATGAAGTATTTTATTACACTAATTGTCTTAGTTTTATCTATATCCTGCTTTTCTCAGGAGTTAAAAGATACAATTAAAAATAACGATTTAAAATTAGCCGCGTTACCTTATTACAGCTATGGAAAAGGTTTAGGGATTACTTCTCCAGATAGTTTATTTCAGCTAAATATTCGTTTTAGAATGCAAAATAGGGTAACTTATTTTAGTGAAGAAGACAAAGATAATCGATATGAAGCACAAATAAGAAGGTTACGTTTACGGTTTGACGGTTATGTTGGAAACCCAAAATATTTATATGTAATTCAATTGTCTTTTGCACCTGGAGATGTTGGTGTAATTGAAGAAGGAGATAATTTGAATATTATTCGTGATGCCGCCTTAATATATAGACCAAATGAAAAATGGAGTATTATTTTTGGACAAACGAAGTTGCCAGGAAATAGACAAAGAGTAAATTCTTCTGGAGCATTACAACTTACTGATAGAAGTATAAATAACTCAAGATTTAATATTGATAGAGATTTTGGTATTCAAGGTTATTATATAAATGAAAAGTTAAATAAGTTTTCTTATAATATAAAAACGGCAATTTCAACTGGGGAAGGAAGAAATTGGACGAAAACTTCAGATGATGCTGTTGCATTAACAGGTAAAATTGAATTATTTCCTTTTGGTTCATTTAAAAAAAATGGTTATTATTTTGAAGGAGATATTTTAAGAGAAGAAAAACCTAAACTTTTACTCTCAGGAGCTTACCATCAGAATAATAATGCTGTAAGAACACAAGGACAAATAGGTGACGAACTTTATAGTTCTTCAACCATTAGATCGCTGTTTTTTGATGCGCTTTTAAAATATAATGGATGGAGTTTTATGACTGCTTATATGAATAGAAATGCATCTGATTTAATTACTTATAATCCAGACGATATAACCGATTTTAATTATGTGTATGCAGGACATGGAATGGATTATCAATTAAGTTATGTTTTTCCAAGTAATTACGAAGTTATTGGACGTTTTTCTACTCAAAACGTAAAGGATGAAATTAAATATTTTACACCAAATACAAAACAATACAGTCTTGGACTTACTCATTATCTATGGGAGCATTCACTTAAGTTTCAAGGCGAAGTTACGTATAGTGAATTAGATTATTTTAACAGTTCTACTTTAAATAACTGGTATTTTAGAGTACAAGTTGAAATAGGAATATAA
- a CDS encoding S1 RNA-binding domain-containing protein, translating into MLQIGQYNTLRILRDTQVGLFLGDGVNEEHDVLLPNKYVPKEFHINDDITVFVYLDHEERPVATTLKPYVKLNEFSHLKVNYKNEFGAFLDWGLEKDLFVPFKEQARPMEIGKRYLIYCFMDEKTNRMVASSKTQQFLSNDDLTFEEGEEVGLIVSHITEAGINVIINERHKGLAYKNEVYEDIKPGMRMNGYIKQIRPDGKVDVSLRKLGFDAIEPSAQQLLDELKANRGFLGLNDKSHPEDIKTVLKMSKKVFKKAVGSLYRQQLIDIKDDGIYLL; encoded by the coding sequence ATGTTACAAATAGGTCAATACAATACCCTTAGAATTCTTAGAGATACACAAGTTGGACTTTTTTTAGGCGATGGAGTTAACGAAGAACACGATGTTTTACTTCCTAATAAATATGTGCCAAAAGAATTTCATATTAATGATGACATAACGGTTTTCGTATATCTTGATCATGAAGAAAGACCTGTTGCAACTACACTAAAACCATATGTAAAGCTGAATGAGTTTTCTCATTTAAAAGTAAATTACAAAAATGAGTTTGGTGCTTTTTTAGATTGGGGATTAGAAAAAGATTTATTTGTTCCTTTTAAAGAACAAGCACGTCCTATGGAAATAGGAAAACGTTATTTGATTTATTGTTTTATGGATGAAAAAACCAATAGAATGGTAGCTTCTAGTAAAACGCAACAGTTTTTGAGTAACGATGATTTGACTTTTGAAGAAGGTGAAGAAGTCGGTTTAATTGTTTCACATATTACCGAAGCTGGTATAAATGTGATTATTAACGAAAGACACAAAGGTTTAGCTTATAAAAACGAAGTCTACGAAGATATAAAACCTGGAATGCGAATGAACGGTTATATCAAACAAATTCGTCCTGATGGGAAAGTAGATGTTTCGCTACGTAAATTAGGTTTTGATGCTATTGAACCTTCTGCACAACAATTATTAGACGAATTGAAAGCCAATAGAGGTTTCCTTGGATTAAATGATAAAAGCCATCCAGAAGACATAAAAACGGTACTTAAAATGAGTAAAAAAGTTTTTAAGAAAGCAGTTGGTAGTTTATACAGACAACAATTAATAGATATTAAAGACGACGGAATTTATTTACTATAA